In one Ornithinimicrobium pratense genomic region, the following are encoded:
- a CDS encoding HEAT repeat domain-containing protein has product MSAETPLQQALRAALSPDLLARQWGALRLGTLADASVAGDLVALLVSESDPFVRETLTWAVVRQAPATVPHLLAALAGQDESRGQVLHALAKIQDPQSVQHALPLVHDPHPVVAAKAWWMVGRTAVPETAPVLLGLLGQQQDEEQRRALTRALAQMGEVAVPGLAEALGAEHPEVRRHAAEVLVAVGDPAVGALDALLAVAQGEDRELVMLALEALGPLGAPEVDEVLLRLRDGHSRWLATVADWLINDRAERRARQRTRAERR; this is encoded by the coding sequence GTGAGCGCTGAGACTCCGCTTCAGCAGGCCCTGCGCGCCGCGCTGTCCCCCGACCTGCTGGCCCGGCAGTGGGGGGCGCTGCGGCTGGGCACCCTGGCCGACGCCAGCGTCGCCGGTGACCTGGTGGCGCTGCTGGTGTCCGAGTCTGACCCGTTCGTGCGGGAGACGCTCACCTGGGCCGTGGTGCGCCAGGCACCCGCCACCGTCCCGCACCTGCTCGCCGCACTGGCGGGACAGGACGAGTCGCGCGGACAGGTGCTGCACGCCCTGGCCAAGATCCAGGACCCGCAGAGCGTCCAGCACGCACTACCTCTGGTCCACGACCCCCACCCCGTGGTCGCCGCCAAGGCGTGGTGGATGGTCGGGCGCACGGCCGTCCCCGAGACCGCCCCGGTCCTGCTGGGCCTGCTCGGCCAACAACAGGATGAGGAGCAGCGCCGCGCCCTGACCAGGGCCCTCGCGCAGATGGGCGAGGTGGCGGTGCCTGGCCTCGCGGAGGCACTCGGTGCCGAGCACCCGGAGGTACGGCGACACGCCGCCGAGGTGCTCGTGGCGGTCGGCGACCCGGCCGTCGGCGCCCTGGACGCGCTGCTCGCCGTCGCCCAGGGTGAGGATCGCGAACTCGTCATGCTCGCGCTGGAGGCGCTCGGCCCGCTCGGGGCACCCGAGGTCGACGAGGTGCTCCTCCGCCTCCGCGACGGCCACAGCCGCTGGCTGGCGACGGTTGCCGACTGGTTGATCAACGACCGTGCCGAGCGCCGGGCACGGCAGCGCACCCGTGCGGAGCGCCGCTAG
- a CDS encoding AEC family transporter, with translation MKLEVATLTTALLPTAVLIGLGWALRSRFRFTEVFWRDLERLAYFVLLPALFVSGLARADFTGLQVGRMALVLALSSVAAAALVWLLRRWIAPGDGPAFTSVFQGGIRFNNYIGLVVATALLGADGLALAALSNAVLVPLVNITSTLTLARHGQGQAGWSRVPREVLSNPLVLACAAGMAVHLVGATATGEAAVRAPVLGELLAGLGELVLILGGAALPIGLLCVGAGLRRPKGTRETARLIGWSMAFRFLAVPALATGVALALGLSGPAAVVAVLFQSIPTASSAYVLARRLGGDAPLMAAIIAVQTFAGAVTIPLWLLVGQAL, from the coding sequence ATGAAGCTCGAGGTCGCCACGCTCACCACCGCGCTGCTGCCGACTGCTGTGCTCATCGGCCTGGGCTGGGCGCTGCGCAGCCGGTTCCGCTTCACCGAGGTGTTCTGGCGCGACCTGGAGCGGCTGGCCTACTTCGTGCTCCTGCCCGCACTGTTCGTCTCCGGGCTGGCCCGCGCCGACTTCACCGGGCTGCAGGTGGGCCGGATGGCGTTGGTCCTCGCGCTGTCCTCGGTGGCGGCGGCCGCGCTGGTGTGGCTGCTGCGACGCTGGATCGCTCCCGGTGACGGGCCCGCGTTCACCTCGGTCTTCCAGGGCGGGATCCGGTTCAACAACTACATCGGCCTGGTCGTGGCCACCGCGCTGCTCGGCGCCGACGGCCTGGCGCTCGCGGCCCTGTCCAACGCCGTGCTGGTGCCGCTGGTCAATATCACCTCGACGCTGACCCTGGCCCGACACGGGCAGGGCCAGGCGGGCTGGTCCCGGGTGCCGCGCGAGGTGCTCAGCAACCCACTCGTGCTGGCCTGTGCGGCGGGTATGGCGGTGCACCTGGTGGGCGCGACAGCCACGGGTGAGGCGGCGGTCAGGGCGCCGGTGCTGGGTGAGCTACTGGCGGGGCTGGGCGAGCTGGTCCTGATCCTGGGCGGCGCGGCGCTGCCCATCGGGCTGCTCTGCGTCGGCGCCGGCCTGCGCCGGCCCAAGGGCACCCGCGAGACCGCCCGCCTGATCGGCTGGTCGATGGCCTTCCGCTTCCTCGCCGTCCCAGCCCTGGCCACCGGGGTCGCTCTGGCGCTCGGCCTGTCCGGCCCCGCCGCCGTCGTCGCCGTGCTCTTCCAGTCGATCCCCACCGCCTCCAGCGCCTACGTGCTGGCCCGCCGGCTCGGTGGCGACGCCCCGCTCATGGCGGCGATCATCGCGGTGCAGACCTTCGCGGGCGCGGTGACCATCCCGCTGTGGCTGCTGGTCGGTCAGGCCCTGTGA
- a CDS encoding AAA family ATPase, which produces MYSTVAVSGYRSLRDVLLPLGRLTVVTGANGTGKSSVYRALRLLAACGRGEVVGALAREGGLESALWAGPESLGQARRGHEVQGSMRKERISVRLGVGAAGPGEPSYLVDLGIPVQGVVVDAGGGRHPSAFNRDPEVKREAVWTGPVMRPATLAARRKHYAVELRDEDGVWRKAPVSVAPWASILSEIVDPLDAPEVWAVREELRSWRFYDGFRVDPDAAARRPQVGTRTWALAEDGSDLAAALQTIEEDSPGSLDQAVADAFDGARLRVTVTDGLFDVELHQPGMLRPLRSAELSDGTLRYLLWLAALMTPVPPRLMALNEPETSLHPSLVPPLARAIARASARAQVVVVTHSAALVEALTETVDGVADSEEPDDWADPGDQGGVPDLRLVELTKDLGETLVVGQGMLSTPSWEWGRR; this is translated from the coding sequence ATGTACTCGACCGTCGCCGTCAGCGGCTACCGTTCCCTGCGCGACGTGCTGCTCCCGCTCGGCCGGCTGACCGTGGTGACCGGCGCAAACGGCACCGGCAAGTCCAGCGTCTACCGCGCCCTGCGCCTGCTGGCCGCTTGCGGGCGCGGGGAGGTGGTGGGTGCGCTCGCGCGCGAGGGCGGCCTGGAGTCCGCGCTCTGGGCCGGCCCGGAGTCGCTCGGGCAGGCGCGTCGAGGGCACGAGGTGCAGGGCAGCATGCGCAAGGAGCGGATCTCGGTGCGGCTCGGGGTGGGCGCCGCCGGGCCGGGCGAGCCCTCCTACCTCGTCGACCTCGGCATCCCGGTGCAGGGGGTGGTGGTGGACGCAGGCGGCGGCCGTCACCCGTCGGCCTTCAACCGGGACCCCGAGGTCAAGCGCGAAGCCGTGTGGACCGGGCCGGTGATGCGGCCGGCCACCCTGGCCGCCCGGCGCAAGCACTACGCGGTCGAGCTGAGGGACGAGGACGGGGTATGGCGCAAGGCGCCGGTCAGTGTCGCGCCATGGGCCAGCATCCTCAGCGAGATCGTGGACCCGCTGGACGCGCCCGAGGTGTGGGCGGTGCGCGAGGAGCTGCGCTCGTGGCGTTTTTACGACGGCTTCCGGGTGGACCCCGACGCGGCGGCTCGGCGCCCCCAGGTGGGCACCCGCACCTGGGCGCTCGCGGAGGACGGCTCGGACCTCGCGGCGGCGCTGCAGACGATCGAGGAGGACTCGCCCGGGTCGCTGGACCAGGCGGTCGCTGACGCCTTCGACGGTGCCCGCCTGCGGGTGACGGTGACCGACGGGCTCTTCGATGTCGAGCTGCACCAGCCGGGGATGCTGCGCCCCCTGCGTTCGGCCGAGCTCTCGGACGGGACGCTGCGCTACCTGCTGTGGCTGGCGGCGCTGATGACCCCGGTGCCGCCCCGGCTGATGGCGCTCAACGAGCCCGAGACCAGCCTGCATCCCTCGCTCGTGCCGCCGCTGGCCCGTGCGATCGCCCGGGCCTCGGCCCGCGCACAGGTCGTGGTGGTGACTCACTCCGCCGCGCTGGTGGAGGCGCTGACCGAGACGGTCGACGGCGTGGCCGACTCCGAGGAGCCGGACGACTGGGCCGATCCCGGCGACCAGGGCGGGGTGCCCGACCTGCGCCTGGTGGAGCTCACCAAGGACCTCGGGGAGACGCTGGTTGTCGGTCAGGGGATGCTCAGCACCCCGTCGTGGGAGTGGGGTCGGAGGTGA
- a CDS encoding bifunctional 3'-5' exonuclease/DNA polymerase encodes MDLVVALADGVAHIVEVRDGVPGERWRVPRADLPGWAAGREAVGARWVWADSAEVYAVLLRAGVRVRHAVDLRLVRVILRRSAAAAGTAYATAPATALDLPGADFGQHGAAAHVDPETTLFDLPSTGPTIEECLAEHLAQQECLAQVGDPRLRLLCHAESVGALIAQELNQVGVPFSSATHDRLLRELLGEPDPHGGRPARMVELCGQVREALAAPGLNPDSAPDLVTALRRAGLEITTTRQWELERIDHPVIAPLLTYRKLSRLHTANGWAWLASWVREDRFRPDWVVGGVVTGRWASRGGGALQLPRQIRSAVRAEPGWRLVVADAAQLEPRVLAAMSGDEAMAQAAAAGDLYQGLVDQGVLATRQLAKVAMLGAMYGATTGEAGALMPVLRRAYPRAIGMVDAAAQAGERGDQVQTWLGRTSPPPPARWRDLQDAAQQSGAGEGPERRARQAARDWGRFTRNFVVQGTAAEWASCWLGHLRRLLDDTYGGSAQAGAPRPELVYFLHDEVIVHTPRQHADDVAQAVREAARAAGSLLFGGFPVQFPLDVAVVESYDQAD; translated from the coding sequence ATGGACCTCGTCGTGGCGCTCGCCGACGGCGTCGCCCACATCGTCGAGGTCCGCGACGGCGTGCCGGGGGAGCGCTGGCGCGTGCCGCGCGCGGACCTGCCCGGCTGGGCCGCGGGCCGGGAAGCCGTCGGCGCACGGTGGGTGTGGGCGGACTCCGCCGAGGTGTATGCCGTGCTGCTGCGCGCCGGGGTGCGGGTGCGGCACGCCGTCGACCTGCGGCTGGTGCGAGTCATCCTGCGTCGGTCCGCCGCAGCGGCCGGCACGGCGTACGCCACGGCTCCAGCCACGGCCCTCGACCTGCCGGGGGCCGACTTCGGCCAGCACGGGGCCGCTGCCCACGTGGACCCCGAGACGACCCTGTTCGACCTGCCGAGCACTGGCCCCACGATCGAGGAGTGCCTGGCCGAGCACCTGGCCCAGCAGGAGTGCCTGGCTCAGGTGGGCGACCCCAGGCTGCGGCTGCTCTGCCACGCGGAGTCGGTCGGTGCGCTCATCGCCCAGGAGCTGAACCAGGTCGGGGTGCCGTTCAGCTCGGCCACCCACGACCGCCTGCTCCGCGAGCTCCTGGGCGAGCCGGACCCGCACGGTGGCCGCCCGGCCCGAATGGTCGAGCTCTGCGGGCAGGTACGGGAGGCTCTGGCCGCGCCCGGGCTCAACCCCGACTCCGCGCCGGACCTGGTCACCGCCCTGCGCCGGGCCGGGCTCGAGATCACCACGACCAGGCAGTGGGAGCTGGAGCGGATCGACCACCCGGTCATCGCTCCACTGCTGACCTACCGCAAGCTCAGCCGTCTGCACACCGCCAACGGGTGGGCCTGGCTAGCGTCCTGGGTGCGGGAGGACCGGTTCCGGCCCGACTGGGTGGTGGGCGGGGTGGTGACCGGGCGGTGGGCCAGCCGGGGCGGGGGCGCCCTGCAGCTGCCGCGGCAGATCCGGTCCGCGGTCCGGGCGGAGCCGGGCTGGCGGCTGGTCGTCGCCGACGCCGCCCAGCTCGAGCCTCGCGTGCTCGCCGCGATGTCCGGAGATGAGGCGATGGCGCAGGCCGCCGCTGCCGGCGATCTCTACCAGGGGCTCGTCGACCAGGGGGTGCTGGCCACGCGGCAGCTGGCCAAGGTGGCCATGCTCGGCGCGATGTACGGCGCCACGACCGGCGAGGCCGGCGCGCTCATGCCGGTCCTTCGCCGCGCCTACCCACGGGCGATCGGGATGGTCGACGCGGCCGCCCAGGCCGGGGAGCGTGGCGACCAGGTCCAGACCTGGCTCGGCCGGACCTCCCCGCCGCCGCCGGCGCGGTGGCGCGACCTTCAGGACGCCGCCCAGCAGTCGGGGGCCGGGGAGGGCCCCGAGCGCCGGGCCCGCCAGGCGGCCCGGGACTGGGGCCGGTTTACCCGCAATTTCGTGGTCCAGGGCACGGCCGCCGAGTGGGCGTCGTGCTGGCTGGGCCACCTGCGGCGGCTCCTCGACGACACCTATGGTGGGTCGGCGCAGGCGGGTGCGCCGCGGCCCGAGCTGGTCTACTTCCTGCACGACGAGGTCATCGTGCACACACCGCGCCAGCATGCCGATGACGTCGCCCAAGCGGTCCGCGAGGCGGCGCGTGCTGCCGGGAGCCTGCTCTTCGGCGGGTTCCCGGTGCAGTTCCCCCTCGACGTGGCGGTGGTCGAGTCCTACGACCAGGCCGACTGA
- a CDS encoding SGNH/GDSL hydrolase family protein — protein sequence MADFQDHPEPRWWQRFVALGDSFTEGMVDADPRGEGEYVGWADRLANRLARRNGEADVPFGYANLAIRGRLIDAILEEQLQPALDLTPDLVSLSAGGNDVLRPKVSLPEVMGKLEEATSRIRATGADVILVTAPDVSSTPLVNRVHPRMVEYTAHLWGIGQRTGSYVVDIYTLAALRDPRMWGVDRIHLSSEGHARVAAQAAWTLGLEPDLRDWRQPLEALPPLGRFESVRANREWIAAHLRPWIRRRLRGESSGDGRSAKRPDVLPLEVWRDPVPPTGDTV from the coding sequence ATGGCCGACTTCCAAGACCACCCCGAGCCCCGCTGGTGGCAGCGGTTCGTGGCGCTCGGCGACTCGTTCACCGAGGGCATGGTCGACGCCGACCCGCGGGGCGAGGGGGAGTACGTGGGGTGGGCCGACCGGCTGGCCAACCGGCTGGCGCGCCGCAACGGCGAGGCCGACGTCCCGTTCGGTTACGCCAACCTGGCCATCCGCGGCCGGCTGATCGACGCCATCCTCGAGGAGCAGCTGCAGCCGGCGTTAGACCTGACGCCCGACCTGGTGAGCCTGTCCGCCGGCGGCAACGACGTGCTGCGGCCCAAGGTCTCCCTGCCCGAGGTGATGGGCAAGCTGGAAGAGGCCACCTCCCGGATCCGAGCCACCGGCGCCGACGTCATCCTCGTCACCGCGCCGGACGTCTCCAGCACGCCGCTGGTCAACCGCGTCCACCCACGGATGGTCGAATACACCGCCCACCTGTGGGGCATCGGCCAGCGCACCGGCTCCTACGTCGTCGACATCTACACCCTCGCCGCGCTGCGCGACCCCCGGATGTGGGGCGTGGACCGGATCCACCTCTCCTCCGAGGGGCACGCGCGCGTCGCCGCCCAGGCCGCCTGGACCCTAGGTCTGGAGCCCGACCTGCGCGACTGGCGCCAGCCCCTGGAGGCGCTCCCGCCCCTGGGTCGGTTCGAGTCAGTGCGGGCCAACCGCGAGTGGATCGCCGCACACCTGCGGCCCTGGATCCGCCGGCGGCTGCGCGGTGAGAGCTCCGGCGACGGCCGCTCGGCCAAGCGCCCGGACGTCCTGCCGCTGGAGGTATGGCGGGACCCGGTCCCCCCGACCGGCGACACGGTCTGA
- a CDS encoding HU family DNA-binding protein, with amino-acid sequence MSKKVIVEAVAREAGMTQAAAEKAVSSVLEAISAELAKGEKVSFPGFGTFEVRERAARTGRNPQTGAEIQIAASKAPAFKAGSKLKERVSS; translated from the coding sequence ATGAGCAAGAAGGTCATTGTCGAGGCCGTTGCCCGCGAAGCGGGCATGACCCAGGCCGCTGCCGAGAAGGCTGTCAGCTCCGTCCTGGAGGCCATCTCCGCCGAGCTGGCCAAGGGCGAGAAGGTGTCCTTCCCCGGCTTTGGCACCTTCGAGGTGCGTGAGCGCGCCGCCCGCACGGGCCGCAACCCGCAGACCGGCGCCGAGATCCAGATCGCCGCGAGCAAGGCCCCCGCCTTCAAGGCCGGGTCCAAGCTGAAGGAGCGCGTCTCCAGCTGA
- a CDS encoding ABC transporter substrate-binding protein, whose product MTHPAPFTRSRAVAAALALSLALAACGDDAEDTDTAGTDSTATDDTATDDTAEDTAADDTAADTEDPTQDADTEGATEDADTKDAAAGDFPVTVDAENGEVTIESRPERIISLSPSATEILFAIGAGDRVIAADQFSTYPEEAPATDLSGWDPNVEAIVGYEPDLVLIANDSNDLVASLEALDIPVLANSAPADIEGGYDVVAAMGMATGEIDGAASVNEEMRAELEEAFEAAPEDQQIRVYHELDDTFFSVSSHSFIGSVYEQMGAVNIADDADTDATGYPQLTEEAIVEADPQLIVITDQVTYTAEDVANRPGWSQIEAVRNGNIVTVDADIASRWGPRLPQLVELVAEAMNSVAAPVGR is encoded by the coding sequence ATGACCCATCCTGCCCCCTTCACCCGCTCCCGCGCCGTTGCTGCGGCGCTCGCCCTGAGCCTGGCCCTGGCAGCGTGTGGTGACGACGCCGAGGACACCGACACCGCAGGCACTGACTCCACCGCCACCGACGACACCGCCACCGACGACACCGCCGAGGACACGGCAGCTGACGACACTGCTGCCGACACCGAGGACCCCACACAGGACGCCGACACCGAGGGCGCCACCGAGGACGCCGACACCAAGGACGCGGCGGCCGGCGACTTCCCGGTCACCGTCGACGCCGAGAACGGGGAGGTGACCATCGAGTCCCGCCCGGAGCGGATCATCTCGCTCTCGCCGTCCGCCACCGAGATCCTCTTCGCCATCGGCGCTGGTGACCGGGTCATCGCCGCCGACCAGTTCTCGACCTACCCCGAGGAGGCCCCGGCGACCGACCTGTCTGGCTGGGACCCCAACGTGGAGGCGATCGTCGGCTACGAGCCCGACCTGGTCCTGATCGCCAACGACTCCAACGACCTGGTTGCCTCGCTCGAGGCTCTCGACATCCCGGTCCTGGCCAACTCCGCCCCCGCCGACATCGAGGGCGGCTACGACGTCGTCGCCGCCATGGGGATGGCCACCGGGGAGATCGACGGCGCCGCCAGCGTCAATGAGGAGATGCGCGCCGAGCTGGAGGAGGCCTTCGAGGCCGCGCCAGAGGACCAGCAGATCCGCGTCTACCACGAACTGGACGACACCTTCTTCTCCGTGAGCAGCCACAGCTTCATCGGCTCTGTCTACGAGCAGATGGGCGCGGTCAACATCGCTGACGATGCCGACACGGACGCCACCGGCTACCCCCAGCTGACCGAGGAGGCCATCGTCGAGGCCGACCCTCAGCTCATCGTGATCACCGACCAGGTCACCTACACCGCCGAGGACGTCGCGAACCGTCCGGGCTGGTCGCAGATCGAGGCGGTGCGGAACGGCAACATCGTCACCGTCGACGCCGACATCGCCTCGCGCTGGGGCCCTCGCCTGCCCCAGCTGGTCGAGCTGGTCGCCGAGGCGATGAACTCGGTGGCCGCACCGGT